AACACTGTAATGATCTCGGAGGCCTGAGGGTGCGTGTGGGTTGGGGCGACGCCACCTGGAGCGTAGTCAGCCCGGGCCATCGAGATGCCAAGGGTGTTGAGCCCTGGTACTTGCCCTACTGCGGCTAGGACGAACCCAACTCCTAGCGGGTTTGATACATTGCTGGCCAAGTGAAACCCACTGAGGGAGAAATGGCTGGCTTGCACAAGCTTAGCATCTAAGCAAGGGAGTCCATTCACTCGAGCTGCAATGCCAATGGCAGAATATCAAAAGGGGAAATCCAACACACTGAGCAGGTGGATTATGATGGCTTGAAGAGGGGATGTgtaaaacataaaaacaccAACTCAGTACAATCCATTATCTACTTTTCCGAATGGACCGAGCGCAAAATCTGTAAATGTGGGCGAAAAAAGACTGATGCGCTGTatttaattgcgaaaattaGGATAGCTTGTGAGATCTGCGACGCAGAAATCTTGTAACGGGCTCGGCTCATCCGCTGTCGCTACAGCACAGATTATGGCAAGTACACAGGGGTAAAGGAGGTTCTTTGTCATTTCAGTTTTCTTTGAAGAACCAATACAATACAATTTGTATAGTGTATACATAAGAAGAGATCAATTGATGAATCTGGATCTGCTTGTGGCTGTATAAGTTCAAATAATGTCTAAGAGATATAAAGTAGATGCTAGCCGTCTCTGCCCCACTCCAAATAGGTGAAGACGTCAAACATTGGTTTGCATATGGGGACAACATATGGCGACAACATATAACGTTACACGTTCCTTTCCCTAGTTCCAGACTTAATAAATTTGAGCCCAGTATTTAAATAACGGAATTGGATACTCTTTTTCCACACTATGCTTTCGATTGACAAATCACAGGCAGAGAGGCCGCCGTTGCCGGCGAAGGCATCCCAGCCTTGCCCTCACCGACAGCCGGTGACCTCCGCCGGCCATCACGAGGATGACGACTGGTGGAGGGAAATAAggaaagggaaacaaaaaagaaaaggaaagaaaaaacgaaaagaaggaaaagagaaaaaaaagttgattaaaaagtaataaaaaattcaaaacaatactcaaaaattgaaataatatttatgtTAGCGCCGGACATGCTAAGTAGGATAGTTGACGTCCAAGTTAGCAATTTCCAGcctaaattgattggatggattcaatcgatactaacgtggaaatgtTTATTATCAAtttcaatgacaaaaaaattccaatgtaacttattttagttttttttttcatgacacGTGGCACCCCGATGCTCCCTAAGAAAAATGTTCCAATAAAAttttagtaaaagaaaaatcaggatAAAgccgaaaaatggaaaatagaaatGAGAGACATCAGTTTTGGGGGCTTGAGCAAG
The sequence above is drawn from the Rhodamnia argentea isolate NSW1041297 chromosome 9, ASM2092103v1, whole genome shotgun sequence genome and encodes:
- the LOC115756689 gene encoding putative germin-like protein 2-3, with translation MYTLYKLYCIGSSKKTEMTKNLLYPCVLAIICAVATADEPSPLQDFCVADLTSYPNFPRVNGLPCLDAKLVQASHFSLSGFHLASNVSNPLGVGFVLAAVGQVPGLNTLGISMARADYAPGGVAPTHTHPQASEIITVLGGNLLVSFVTSNPKNNLISRVLRKGDVFIFPSGLIHFQKNVGCSNAVSIVAFSSQNIGTVLVANNVFGSTPPIADNTLAKAFQADKAIIDHIQSKFQSLAYLDMREFVHVISVSRGSKHLSKTIPQFIAIL